The Streptomyces achromogenes genome window below encodes:
- a CDS encoding S66 peptidase family protein produces the protein MKELVRPSRLAPGARVAVVAPSGPVAEERLQAGLDLLRGWDLDPVVAPHVLDRHSALPYLAGTDADRAADLQRAWCDPGVDAVLCARGGYGAQRVVDLLDWDAMRAAGPKVFVGFSDSTTLHEAFAVRLGLVTLYGPVAAGIDFIKNARAQDHLRATLFAPETVRVVGAAGSALAPGRARGVTLGGCLTLLATGYGTPHTRAGARGGLLLLEDVGEPPYSVDRALTQLLRTGWLDGVAGVALGSWDRCGPYEELRPVLADRLGGLGVPVVEELGFGHCEGALTVPFGVSAVLDADEGTLALDTPALR, from the coding sequence GTGAAGGAACTCGTCCGGCCCTCCCGGCTCGCCCCCGGCGCCCGGGTCGCGGTCGTCGCCCCCAGCGGGCCGGTGGCGGAGGAACGGTTGCAGGCCGGTCTCGACCTGCTGCGCGGCTGGGACCTCGACCCCGTGGTCGCCCCTCATGTGCTGGACCGGCACAGCGCCCTGCCCTACCTCGCGGGCACCGACGCCGACCGGGCCGCCGACCTCCAGCGGGCCTGGTGCGACCCCGGCGTCGACGCGGTGCTGTGCGCACGCGGCGGCTACGGCGCCCAGCGCGTCGTCGACCTGCTCGACTGGGACGCGATGCGGGCCGCCGGCCCGAAGGTGTTCGTGGGGTTCAGCGACAGCACCACCCTGCACGAGGCGTTCGCCGTCCGGCTCGGCCTGGTCACGCTGTACGGGCCGGTGGCCGCGGGCATCGACTTCATCAAGAACGCCCGGGCGCAGGACCATCTGCGGGCCACCCTGTTCGCCCCCGAGACCGTCCGCGTCGTCGGCGCCGCCGGCTCCGCCCTCGCGCCGGGACGGGCGCGGGGCGTCACCCTGGGCGGCTGCCTGACACTGCTCGCCACCGGGTACGGCACCCCGCACACCCGGGCCGGCGCCCGCGGCGGGCTCCTTCTGCTCGAGGACGTCGGCGAGCCGCCGTACAGCGTCGACCGGGCCCTCACCCAGCTGCTGCGCACCGGCTGGCTGGACGGCGTCGCGGGCGTCGCCCTCGGCTCCTGGGACCGGTGCGGCCCCTACGAGGAACTCCGTCCGGTCCTCGCCGACCGGCTCGGCGGCCTGGGCGTCCCCGTCGTCGAGGAACTCGGCTTCGGGCACTGCGAGGGAGCGCTGACCGTGCCGTTCGGCGTGAGCGCCGTGCTCGACGCCGACGAGGGCACGCTCGCCCTCGACACCCCGGCCCTGCGCTGA
- a CDS encoding GNAT family N-acetyltransferase, whose product MPHAASRYLAEGPRVGIRHFTYEDGPEFTSRARESKDLHHPWLFPPATADAYTAYAGRLIEDPSKAGFLVCTREDDAIAGFVNVNNIVEGAFQCGALGYGAFAHAAGRGLMREALDLVVRYAFGPLRLHRLEINVQPGNAASIALARACGFRLEGFSPEMIHIDGEWRDHERWAITAGKRTGPRTSG is encoded by the coding sequence ATGCCGCACGCCGCATCGCGCTACCTCGCCGAGGGCCCCCGGGTGGGGATACGCCACTTCACCTACGAGGACGGGCCGGAGTTCACCTCCCGCGCGCGGGAGAGCAAGGACCTGCACCACCCGTGGCTGTTCCCGCCCGCCACCGCCGACGCCTACACGGCCTACGCGGGTCGGCTCATCGAGGACCCGTCCAAGGCCGGCTTCCTGGTGTGCACCCGTGAGGACGATGCCATCGCGGGGTTCGTCAACGTCAACAACATCGTCGAAGGCGCCTTCCAGTGCGGCGCACTGGGCTACGGCGCCTTCGCGCACGCGGCCGGACGGGGGCTGATGCGCGAGGCGCTCGACCTCGTGGTGCGGTACGCGTTCGGACCGCTGCGGCTGCACCGGCTGGAGATCAACGTGCAGCCGGGCAACGCCGCCTCGATCGCCCTCGCCCGCGCCTGCGGCTTCCGTCTGGAGGGGTTCTCCCCGGAGATGATCCACATCGACGGGGAGTGGCGCGACCACGAGCGGTGGGCGATCACCGCCGGGAAGCGGACCGGGCCCCGGACTTCCGGTTGA
- a CDS encoding sigma-70 family RNA polymerase sigma factor: protein MTAHTTLAAERFEADRPRLRAVAHRMLGSLSEADDAVQETWLRASRADVGDVANLSGWLTTVAGRVCLNMLRSRGRRPETPLDAETADAAGFAAVPAESGDPEEAALLADSVGVALLVVLETLAPPERLAFVLHDLFSVPFDDIAPLIERTPAATRQLTGRARRRVRGGGAPAVDRARQREVVDAFLAATRGGDFEALLALLHPDVVLTADRFVIPTPGPVSVSGARPVAEGAMAATGRARFTGPALLDGTVGLVMAPHGRLRLVLVFTFDEGRITAVDVVADRERLAGIEVAVLDAPAADVTGLDD, encoded by the coding sequence ATGACCGCACACACCACGCTGGCGGCGGAGCGTTTCGAGGCCGACCGGCCTCGGCTGCGCGCCGTCGCCCACCGGATGCTCGGCTCGCTCAGCGAGGCCGACGACGCCGTGCAGGAGACGTGGCTGCGGGCGAGCCGGGCGGACGTCGGCGACGTGGCGAACCTCAGCGGGTGGCTGACCACGGTGGCGGGCCGGGTGTGCCTGAACATGCTGCGCTCCCGCGGCAGACGGCCCGAGACGCCGCTCGACGCCGAGACCGCCGACGCCGCCGGGTTCGCCGCAGTCCCGGCGGAGTCCGGTGACCCCGAGGAGGCGGCGCTGCTCGCCGACTCGGTCGGGGTGGCGCTCCTCGTCGTCCTGGAGACGCTGGCCCCGCCCGAGCGCCTGGCGTTCGTCCTGCACGACCTGTTCTCCGTGCCGTTCGACGACATCGCCCCGCTGATCGAGCGCACCCCGGCCGCCACCCGCCAGCTGACCGGCCGGGCCCGCCGCCGTGTCCGGGGCGGCGGCGCTCCCGCCGTCGACCGGGCGAGGCAGCGCGAGGTCGTCGACGCCTTCCTCGCCGCCACCCGCGGCGGCGACTTCGAGGCCCTCCTGGCACTGCTGCACCCGGACGTGGTCCTCACCGCCGACCGCTTCGTGATCCCGACGCCCGGGCCGGTCTCCGTGAGCGGCGCCCGCCCGGTGGCCGAGGGCGCGATGGCGGCGACCGGCCGGGCCCGCTTCACCGGTCCCGCCCTGCTGGACGGCACGGTGGGCCTCGTGATGGCGCCGCACGGCAGGCTGCGGCTGGTGCTCGTCTTCACCTTCGACGAGGGCCGGATCACCGCGGTCGACGTCGTCGCGGACCGGGAACGGCTGGCCGGGATCGAGGTGGCGGTGCTCGACGCCCCGGCGGCCGACGTCACCGGCCTCGACGACTGA
- a CDS encoding class I SAM-dependent methyltransferase yields MSVASRYRQAWEGFWREAPEGPGGVFWDADPKVTAAPHLALFEPHLIDAELALVDLGCGNGTQTRYLADRFPRVIGADLSAAALDHARRADPAGQAVYRELDAVEKGAAEALHAELGDANVYVRGVLHQCEPADRQPLVDGIAALAGERGRVFLVEPSEAARPVLGALAQSPSGPPPKLAPVFRHGIAPGEVADDAVPRYLRDAGLTVLASGELPLVTTEFTADGTRIELPSRWLVAARSM; encoded by the coding sequence ATGAGCGTGGCGAGTCGGTACCGGCAGGCGTGGGAGGGCTTCTGGCGGGAGGCCCCGGAGGGGCCGGGCGGGGTGTTCTGGGACGCGGACCCGAAGGTCACCGCCGCGCCCCACCTCGCCCTCTTCGAGCCCCATCTCATCGATGCGGAACTGGCGTTGGTGGACCTCGGCTGCGGCAACGGCACCCAGACCAGGTACCTCGCGGACCGCTTCCCGCGGGTGATCGGCGCGGACCTGTCCGCGGCCGCCCTCGACCACGCCCGGCGCGCCGACCCCGCCGGACAGGCCGTGTACCGGGAGCTGGACGCGGTCGAGAAGGGCGCGGCCGAGGCGCTGCACGCCGAACTCGGGGACGCCAACGTCTATGTGCGGGGCGTCCTGCACCAGTGCGAGCCCGCCGACCGGCAGCCGCTGGTGGACGGCATCGCCGCGCTGGCGGGGGAGCGCGGCCGGGTCTTCCTCGTCGAACCGTCGGAGGCCGCGCGTCCCGTCCTCGGCGCGCTGGCGCAGAGCCCGTCCGGGCCGCCGCCGAAGCTCGCGCCCGTCTTCCGGCACGGCATCGCCCCCGGCGAGGTCGCCGACGACGCGGTGCCCCGATATCTGCGGGACGCCGGACTCACGGTGCTGGCCTCGGGTGAACTGCCCCTCGTCACCACCGAGTTCACCGCCGACGGCACCAGGATCGAACTGCCGTCCAGGTGGCTGGTGGCCGCCCGGAGCATGTGA
- a CDS encoding DoxX family protein, giving the protein MSTAYVVVTVVAAAMAGFSAASVFLGAEWVLKPLADYGVPRTWGPWLGAAKAAGAVGLLTGLFVPVVGAAAAVGLVLYFLGAAVTVLRARWFSHVPFPLLYAAPAAASLILAF; this is encoded by the coding sequence ATGTCCACTGCCTATGTCGTCGTCACCGTCGTCGCCGCAGCCATGGCGGGCTTCTCGGCCGCCTCGGTCTTCCTGGGCGCCGAGTGGGTGCTCAAGCCGCTGGCCGACTACGGAGTGCCGCGCACCTGGGGGCCGTGGCTCGGCGCCGCCAAGGCCGCCGGCGCGGTCGGTCTGCTGACCGGGCTGTTCGTGCCCGTGGTCGGCGCGGCCGCCGCGGTCGGCCTCGTCCTGTACTTCCTCGGGGCGGCGGTCACCGTGCTGCGGGCCCGCTGGTTCTCGCACGTGCCGTTCCCACTGCTGTACGCGGCGCCGGCGGCGGCCTCGCTGATCCTGGCGTTCTGA
- a CDS encoding DUF6204 family protein has translation MTEQHTYRVIVRGTWDGLREEDRARLLAGAADHGLSSMRFAEEGTLTYEPSPLKHFSMRYVVVSDAADGDEMAGALAEERAETALRKLGYGFTGLRSTVTDLDTMKINRKSGARSASRR, from the coding sequence GTGACTGAGCAGCACACCTACCGGGTGATCGTCCGGGGCACGTGGGACGGCCTGCGTGAGGAGGACCGCGCGCGGCTGCTCGCCGGCGCCGCCGACCACGGGCTGTCGAGCATGCGGTTCGCCGAGGAGGGCACACTGACCTACGAGCCGTCGCCGCTGAAGCACTTCTCGATGCGCTACGTGGTGGTGTCGGACGCGGCGGACGGCGACGAGATGGCGGGCGCGCTCGCCGAGGAGCGCGCCGAGACGGCGCTGCGGAAGCTCGGGTACGGCTTCACCGGGCTGCGGTCGACGGTCACGGACCTCGACACCATGAAGATCAACCGGAAGTCCGGGGCCCGGTCCGCTTCCCGGCGGTGA
- a CDS encoding SRPBCC family protein, producing MAQVEATTERVVAADPEKVFDTIADYSGTRAKLLPEHFSEYEVREGGDGEGTLVHWKLQATSKRVRDCLLEVAEPTDGELVEKDRNSSMVTVWRVTPAGEGRSRVVVTTTWDGAGGIGGFFERTFAPKGLGRIYDAILANLAAEVEK from the coding sequence ATGGCGCAGGTCGAGGCCACCACCGAGCGGGTCGTCGCGGCAGACCCGGAGAAGGTGTTCGACACGATCGCCGACTACAGCGGCACGCGCGCGAAGCTGCTGCCCGAGCACTTCAGCGAGTACGAGGTGCGCGAGGGCGGCGACGGCGAGGGCACCCTCGTCCACTGGAAGCTCCAGGCCACCAGCAAGCGCGTGCGGGACTGCCTCCTGGAGGTCGCCGAACCGACCGACGGCGAACTCGTCGAGAAGGACCGCAACTCCTCGATGGTCACCGTCTGGCGCGTCACCCCGGCCGGCGAGGGCAGGTCCCGCGTCGTGGTCACCACCACCTGGGACGGCGCCGGCGGCATCGGCGGCTTCTTCGAGCGGACCTTCGCCCCCAAGGGCCTCGGCCGCATCTACGACGCGATCCTCGCCAACCTCGCCGCCGAGGTCGAGAAGTAG
- a CDS encoding LapA family protein, protein MSPKTSKSARTSESRGRTPMTPGRIAVLVLAVLALVFIFENTQETEIRLLVPVVTMPLWAALLATGVVGALCGSYFAYSRTRRR, encoded by the coding sequence ATGAGCCCGAAGACCTCGAAGAGCGCGAGGACCTCCGAGAGCCGGGGGAGGACGCCGATGACGCCCGGCCGGATCGCCGTCCTGGTGCTCGCCGTCCTCGCCCTGGTCTTCATCTTCGAGAACACCCAGGAGACGGAGATCCGGCTGCTGGTCCCCGTGGTGACGATGCCGCTGTGGGCGGCCCTGCTGGCCACGGGGGTCGTCGGCGCCTTGTGCGGGTCGTACTTCGCGTACTCCCGGACCCGGCGGAGGTGA
- a CDS encoding M20/M25/M40 family metallo-hydrolase gives MADPRALEEVVRFTSDLIRFDTANRGGGDCRERPAAEYAAALLAEAGVEPTLLERTPGRTNVVARIEGSDPRAAALLVHGHLDVVPAEAADWSVHPFSGEVRDGVVWGRGAVDMKNMDAMILAVLRAWSRQGVRPRRDLVVAFTADEEASAVDGSGFLADRHPELFEGCTEAIGESGAFTFHDGAGRQIYPVAAGERGTGWLKLTAHGRAGHGSKVNRENAVTRLAAAVTRIGEYAWPLRLTPTVRAALTELAALYGIETDLSDVDGLLEKLGPAAALVEATVRNSANPTMLDAGYKLNVIPGTAVGYVDGRYLPGGEEEFRATLDALTGPDVDWEFAHREVALQAPVDAPLFARMRAAVEEFAPEGHVVPYCMSGGTDAKQFSRLGITGYGFAPLKLPPGFDHQALFHGVDERVPVEALHFGVRVLDRLLRTA, from the coding sequence ATGGCTGACCCGCGTGCACTGGAGGAGGTCGTCCGGTTCACCTCCGACCTCATCCGCTTCGACACCGCCAACCGGGGCGGCGGCGACTGCCGGGAACGGCCCGCCGCCGAGTACGCGGCCGCGCTGCTCGCCGAGGCGGGCGTCGAGCCGACGCTGCTCGAACGCACGCCGGGCCGTACCAACGTGGTGGCCCGGATCGAGGGCTCGGACCCCCGCGCGGCCGCCTTGCTCGTCCACGGCCACCTGGACGTCGTCCCGGCCGAGGCCGCCGACTGGAGCGTGCACCCCTTCTCCGGCGAGGTGCGCGACGGCGTCGTGTGGGGCCGCGGCGCGGTCGACATGAAGAACATGGACGCGATGATCCTCGCCGTGCTGCGGGCCTGGTCCCGGCAGGGCGTGCGGCCCCGGCGCGACCTGGTCGTCGCCTTCACCGCCGACGAGGAGGCCAGCGCCGTGGACGGCTCGGGGTTCCTCGCCGACCGGCATCCGGAGCTGTTCGAGGGCTGCACCGAGGCCATCGGCGAATCCGGGGCGTTCACCTTCCACGACGGCGCCGGACGCCAGATCTACCCCGTCGCCGCCGGCGAACGCGGCACCGGCTGGCTGAAGCTCACCGCGCACGGGCGCGCCGGCCACGGTTCCAAGGTCAACCGGGAGAACGCGGTGACCCGGCTGGCCGCGGCCGTCACCCGGATCGGCGAGTACGCGTGGCCGCTGCGGCTCACGCCCACCGTCCGCGCCGCGCTCACCGAACTCGCCGCGCTGTACGGCATCGAGACCGACCTGAGCGACGTCGACGGCCTGCTGGAGAAGCTCGGCCCGGCCGCCGCCCTCGTCGAGGCCACCGTGCGCAACAGCGCCAACCCGACGATGCTGGACGCCGGTTACAAGCTCAACGTGATCCCGGGGACGGCCGTCGGGTACGTCGACGGACGGTATCTCCCCGGCGGCGAGGAGGAGTTCCGGGCGACGCTCGACGCACTCACCGGGCCCGACGTCGACTGGGAGTTCGCCCACCGGGAAGTCGCCCTCCAGGCGCCGGTGGACGCGCCGCTCTTCGCCCGGATGCGGGCCGCGGTGGAGGAGTTCGCCCCCGAGGGGCACGTGGTGCCGTACTGCATGTCCGGCGGCACGGACGCCAAGCAGTTCTCGCGACTCGGCATCACCGGCTACGGCTTCGCCCCGCTGAAGCTGCCGCCCGGCTTCGACCACCAGGCCCTCTTCCACGGGGTCGACGAACGGGTCCCCGTCGAAGCGCTGCACTTCGGCGTCCGCGTCCTCGACCGGCTTCTGCGGACGGCGTGA
- a CDS encoding ATP-binding SpoIIE family protein phosphatase produces the protein MDRGTERDAPFSRGAGGEAADRAGGGPARPEGDPPVDAGRVPLAVVVVDREGLVSHWSTGASRLFGVGKDEAIGRPAIDLLPVAGALPEPDDDLPYGDFPGGAHSEYGAYDGLGPGLDSSLDRGLGYPAAGRARLTVPERDRVDVLWWAYPLAGPGTERLLVLAADAAVLRRAEPADALAVERVAPGFAVHTDFPGAADLARRLPEIMPSMSVGESARIVGQILELGYPVLEFSQNQRVPVTPDWGVARRVERRERREHAARAAAEGLPIPDHVADEGDDLEYVAVRERLEFLNEVSGRIGTSLDLSRTIVEISRAVVPRFTDVAGTYLREQVVAGEGFPDGVPDTTTMWHRVALEHTDEPGRWDDVVPVGEAMPFPAHTPFFQCMTTGEPVLVPRISEQLGHAIASQFDKRDIRPLITGRSMLVVPLKARNVVLGFMILLRHPERVEFNDMDRVTGAELAARAGLVLDNARMYTYQESVAETLQDSMLPHIPRRMAGCDIATRYLPGTLLGRVGGDWFDSVKLHGARTALVVGDVMGHGLNSAAMMGQLRTAVQTMAALDLPPAQLLRNLDDLAQRLGDGYLATCLYAVYDPIVGELHLANAGHIPPVLVRAADGRSELLELPTGAPIGVGGVPFEAVRVPVAPGDRLVMCTDGLVEMRGEDIGVGLATLCESAAHPAASMDDACDTIIRALNTRGGRKDDVALLMARLSGIAPRDVAEWRFPLDPAEVGRARAAVREQLHDWGLGEQAGPAALMVSELVTNAVRHSRRSPVAVRLVRGDTLLCEVDDDDHELPTLLSAGPGDELGRGLRVVSTLAREWGASRTRTGKSVWFELTLPRR, from the coding sequence ATGGACCGTGGCACCGAGAGGGACGCGCCTTTCAGCCGCGGAGCCGGCGGTGAGGCGGCGGACCGCGCGGGGGGCGGGCCCGCACGGCCGGAGGGCGACCCGCCCGTGGACGCCGGGCGCGTCCCGCTGGCCGTGGTCGTGGTGGACCGCGAAGGTCTCGTCTCCCACTGGAGCACCGGCGCAAGCCGACTCTTCGGCGTCGGCAAGGACGAGGCGATCGGCCGCCCGGCGATCGATCTGCTGCCCGTCGCCGGCGCGCTCCCCGAGCCCGACGACGACCTCCCCTACGGCGACTTCCCGGGCGGCGCCCACAGCGAGTACGGCGCCTACGACGGCCTCGGGCCGGGGCTGGACTCCTCCCTGGACCGCGGGCTCGGCTACCCGGCGGCCGGCCGGGCCCGGCTGACCGTGCCGGAGCGGGACCGCGTCGACGTGCTCTGGTGGGCCTACCCGCTGGCCGGGCCGGGCACCGAGCGGCTGCTGGTGCTGGCCGCCGACGCGGCGGTCCTGCGCCGGGCGGAACCGGCGGACGCCCTGGCCGTGGAACGCGTCGCGCCCGGCTTCGCCGTGCACACCGACTTCCCCGGCGCGGCGGATCTCGCCCGCCGACTGCCCGAGATCATGCCCAGCATGAGCGTCGGCGAGAGTGCCCGCATCGTCGGTCAGATCCTCGAACTCGGCTACCCGGTGCTGGAGTTCAGCCAGAACCAACGGGTGCCCGTGACCCCCGACTGGGGCGTTGCCCGGCGCGTCGAGCGAAGAGAGCGGCGCGAGCACGCCGCCCGCGCCGCCGCCGAAGGGCTGCCGATACCCGACCACGTAGCCGACGAGGGCGACGACCTCGAGTACGTTGCCGTCCGTGAGCGCCTGGAGTTCCTCAACGAGGTCAGCGGGCGGATCGGCACCTCCCTCGACCTCTCCCGCACCATCGTCGAGATCAGCAGAGCCGTCGTGCCGCGCTTCACCGACGTGGCCGGCACCTACCTGCGCGAACAGGTCGTCGCCGGCGAGGGCTTCCCCGACGGCGTGCCGGACACCACCACGATGTGGCACCGGGTCGCCCTCGAGCACACCGACGAACCCGGCCGCTGGGACGACGTCGTGCCCGTCGGCGAGGCCATGCCGTTCCCCGCGCACACCCCGTTCTTCCAGTGCATGACCACCGGCGAGCCGGTCCTCGTGCCGCGCATCAGCGAGCAGCTGGGCCATGCCATCGCCTCGCAGTTCGACAAGCGCGACATCCGGCCCCTCATCACCGGCCGCTCCATGCTGGTCGTCCCGCTGAAGGCCCGTAACGTCGTCCTCGGTTTCATGATCCTGCTGCGTCACCCCGAGCGCGTCGAGTTCAACGACATGGACCGGGTCACCGGAGCCGAACTCGCCGCTCGCGCCGGCCTCGTGCTCGACAACGCCCGCATGTACACCTACCAGGAGTCCGTCGCCGAGACCCTCCAGGACAGCATGCTGCCGCACATCCCGCGCCGGATGGCGGGCTGCGACATCGCCACCCGCTATCTGCCGGGCACCCTGCTGGGACGGGTCGGCGGCGACTGGTTCGACTCGGTGAAGCTGCACGGCGCCCGTACCGCCCTCGTCGTCGGCGACGTCATGGGTCACGGCCTCAACTCGGCGGCCATGATGGGCCAGTTGCGCACCGCCGTGCAGACCATGGCCGCCCTGGACCTGCCGCCCGCACAACTGCTGCGCAACCTCGACGACCTGGCCCAGCGGCTGGGCGACGGCTATCTCGCGACCTGTCTGTACGCGGTGTACGACCCGATCGTCGGCGAACTCCACCTCGCCAACGCGGGCCACATCCCGCCCGTGCTGGTGCGCGCCGCCGACGGCCGCAGCGAACTCCTCGAACTGCCCACCGGCGCGCCCATCGGCGTCGGCGGCGTGCCCTTCGAGGCGGTGCGGGTGCCCGTGGCGCCCGGCGACCGGCTGGTGATGTGCACCGACGGGCTCGTGGAGATGCGGGGCGAGGACATCGGCGTCGGTCTGGCGACCCTGTGCGAGTCCGCGGCCCATCCGGCCGCTTCGATGGACGACGCCTGCGACACCATCATCCGCGCCCTCAACACCCGGGGCGGCCGCAAGGACGACGTCGCCCTGCTGATGGCCCGGCTGAGCGGCATCGCCCCGCGGGACGTCGCCGAATGGCGGTTCCCCCTGGATCCGGCGGAGGTCGGCCGGGCACGGGCGGCGGTCCGTGAGCAGCTGCACGACTGGGGGCTCGGCGAGCAGGCAGGCCCCGCCGCGCTCATGGTGAGCGAGCTCGTCACCAACGCCGTACGGCACTCCCGGCGCAGCCCCGTCGCCGTGCGCCTGGTCCGCGGCGACACCCTGCTGTGCGAGGTCGACGACGACGACCACGAGCTGCCCACCCTGCTGAGCGCCGGTCCCGGCGACGAGCTCGGGCGGGGACTGCGCGTGGTGAGCACGCTGGCCCGCGAGTGGGGCGCCAGCCGTACCCGCACGGGGAAGTCCGTGTGGTTCGAACTGACGCTGCCGCGCCGCTGA
- a CDS encoding TIGR03557 family F420-dependent LLM class oxidoreductase: protein MPEYGYFLACEEFAPADLVEQARMAEQAGFQALWISDHYHPWNGAQGQSPFVWSVIGALSEAVSLPIETAVTCPTVRMHPAVVAQAAATAAVMTNGRFRLGVGSGEALNEHILGDAWPPANVRLEMLEEAVQVMRRLFTGEEVSHYGAHYTVENARLYTVPDEPIPIDVSGFGPKATSLASRVGDGYITMMPDEPMVEQFRKGGGGAGLVSGGTKVCYGADRAEAVRTVRRLWSNQLLPGEMAQILPTPSHFEQLDPLVSEEMVGENTVCGDDPDEHLAALTAFSDAGFDRVYVGQIGPEQRGFFDFYRTKVLPGLP from the coding sequence ATGCCCGAGTACGGCTACTTCCTGGCCTGCGAGGAGTTCGCCCCCGCGGACCTCGTCGAGCAGGCGCGCATGGCCGAGCAGGCCGGATTCCAGGCGCTGTGGATCTCCGACCACTACCACCCGTGGAACGGCGCGCAGGGCCAGAGCCCGTTCGTCTGGTCGGTGATCGGCGCGCTGTCGGAGGCGGTGTCGCTGCCGATCGAGACGGCCGTGACCTGTCCGACGGTGCGGATGCATCCGGCGGTGGTGGCGCAGGCCGCCGCCACGGCCGCGGTGATGACGAACGGCCGTTTCCGTCTCGGCGTCGGCTCGGGCGAGGCGTTGAACGAGCACATCCTCGGCGACGCCTGGCCGCCCGCGAACGTGCGCCTGGAGATGCTGGAGGAGGCCGTCCAGGTGATGCGCCGGCTGTTCACCGGCGAGGAGGTCAGCCATTACGGGGCCCACTACACGGTGGAGAACGCCCGTCTGTACACGGTGCCCGACGAGCCGATCCCCATCGACGTCTCCGGATTCGGCCCGAAGGCGACCTCGCTCGCGTCCCGGGTGGGCGACGGCTACATCACGATGATGCCGGACGAGCCGATGGTCGAGCAGTTCCGCAAGGGCGGCGGGGGCGCGGGGCTCGTCAGCGGCGGCACGAAGGTCTGTTACGGCGCGGATCGCGCCGAGGCCGTCCGCACGGTCCGCCGGCTGTGGTCGAACCAGCTGCTCCCCGGCGAGATGGCCCAGATCCTGCCCACGCCGAGCCATTTCGAGCAGCTGGATCCGCTGGTCAGCGAGGAGATGGTCGGCGAGAACACGGTGTGCGGCGACGACCCCGACGAGCACCTCGCCGCCCTCACCGCCTTCTCCGACGCCGGCTTCGACCGCGTCTACGTCGGCCAGATCGGCCCCGAGCAGCGCGGCTTCTTCGACTTCTACCGCACCAAGGTGCTTCCGGGTCTGCCGTGA
- a CDS encoding M55 family metallopeptidase translates to MKILISADMEGATGVTWPADVLPGTAQWERCRTLFTSDVNAAVRGFFAGGADEVLINEAHWTMRNLLLEQLDERAEMLTGRHKSLSMMEGVQHGDVDGIAFVGYHAGAGMEGVLAHTYLANSITGVWLDDVRASEGLLNAHVAAEYGVPVVLVTGDDVACEDALGYAPGALKVAVKDHVSRYAAVCRTPARTAADIRAAAEEAAGLAIRQEPLAAGPFTVAVEFDAEHLAMAATVVPGVARTGERKVAYTSGTMYEGIRTFKAVTTIVSAAIEEQYG, encoded by the coding sequence GTGAAGATCCTGATCAGTGCCGACATGGAGGGCGCCACCGGCGTCACCTGGCCCGCCGACGTGCTGCCGGGGACCGCGCAGTGGGAGCGGTGCCGGACCCTGTTCACGTCCGACGTCAACGCCGCGGTGCGGGGGTTCTTCGCCGGCGGAGCCGACGAGGTCCTGATCAACGAGGCCCACTGGACCATGCGCAACCTGCTCCTCGAACAGCTCGACGAGCGGGCGGAGATGCTCACCGGGCGGCACAAGTCGCTGTCCATGATGGAGGGCGTCCAGCACGGCGACGTCGACGGCATCGCGTTCGTGGGCTACCACGCGGGCGCCGGGATGGAGGGCGTCCTCGCCCACACCTACCTCGCCAACTCCATCACCGGCGTCTGGCTCGACGACGTGCGGGCCAGCGAGGGACTGCTCAACGCGCACGTGGCCGCCGAGTACGGCGTGCCGGTCGTCCTCGTCACCGGCGACGACGTCGCCTGCGAGGACGCGCTCGGCTACGCGCCCGGGGCGCTGAAGGTCGCGGTCAAGGACCATGTCTCACGCTACGCGGCCGTGTGCCGCACCCCGGCCCGCACCGCGGCCGACATCCGGGCGGCGGCGGAGGAGGCGGCGGGTCTGGCGATCCGTCAGGAGCCGCTTGCCGCAGGGCCGTTCACCGTCGCCGTCGAGTTCGACGCCGAGCACCTCGCGATGGCGGCCACCGTCGTGCCCGGCGTCGCCCGCACCGGCGAGCGGAAGGTCGCGTACACCAGCGGCACCATGTACGAGGGCATCCGAACCTTCAAGGCGGTCACCACGATCGTCTCGGCCGCGATCGAGGAGCAGTATGGCTGA